From the Nodularia sp. NIES-3585 genome, one window contains:
- the nifJ gene encoding pyruvate:ferredoxin (flavodoxin) oxidoreductase: MNNKNFATIDGNQAVAQVVYRLNEVIVIYPITPCSPMAEWADTWASEVKGNIWGTVPSVVEMQSEGGVAGAVHGALQTGSLTTTFTASQGLLLMIPNMYKIAGELTPTVFHIAARSLAASALSIFGDHSDVMSTRGTGFAMLCAASVQEAQDFSLIATRATLASRVPFLHFFDGFRTSHEINKIEILTADNLQEFIPDELVFAHRSRALTPDKPVLRGTSQNPDVYFQARETVNPYYLACPDITQTVMDEFAAMTGRQYQLFEYHGDATAERVIVLMGSGCETVHETVDYLNACGEKVGVLKVRLYRPFDTRRFVATLPETTRSIAVLDRTKEPGASGEPLYLDVVAAIHEVNAKSPISNLKLIVGGRYGLASKEFTPAMVKAVFDNLAAAEPKNHFTIGINDDVTHTSLNYDPEFSIEADNIVRAIFYGLGADGTVGANKNSIKIIGEETNNYAQGYFVYDSKKSGSVTVSHLRFGSQLIRSTYLISKANCVACHQWEFLHKFPIMKEIITGGKFLVNSSYEPDQVWHHLPSSVQEQIIHKRLKFYVINADQVARQAGMAGRINTVMQVCFFALSGVLPREEAIAQIKKSIRQTYGKKGDEIVQMNLKAVDTTLENLYSVSIPQSPTPTPVPSPIPQSPFPNLAKMIARQGDELPVSALPVDGTYPTGTAKWEKRNIAQEIPVWDTDVCIQCGKCVMVCPHSVIRSKVYEPQQLENAPATFKSANAKDHDWQGLRSTIQVAAEDCSGCGICVDVCPAKNKSEPRLKAINMAPQRPLREQERENWDFFLSLPNPDRLDLKLTHINQQQMQEPLFEFSGACAGCGETPYIKLATQLFGDRMIVANATGCSSIYGGNLPTTPWTHNSTGRGPAWSNSLFEDNAEFGLGFRISIDKQAEFAAELLQKLATDVGEELVNSILNAEQKSEADIWEQRERVALLKKRLDEISTPEPHLKSQIQNLISIADYLVKKSVWIIGGDGWGYDIGFGGLDHVLASGHNVNVLILDTEVYSNTGGQMSKATPKAAVAKFAAGGKAAPKKDLGLMAMTYGNIYIASVAMGARDEHTLKAFLEAEAYEGPSLIIAYSHCIAHGINMSTAMQNQKAAVDSGQWLLYRFNPDRIQQGENPLQVDSRTPKLPLDEYMYLENRFKMLTKSNETVAQELLKEAQVDVKNRWRLYQYLAAANLSKIN; this comes from the coding sequence ATGAACAATAAAAACTTTGCAACTATAGACGGTAATCAGGCTGTTGCCCAAGTGGTTTATCGACTCAATGAAGTTATTGTGATTTATCCTATTACTCCTTGTTCTCCGATGGCTGAGTGGGCGGATACTTGGGCTAGTGAAGTTAAAGGCAATATTTGGGGTACTGTTCCTTCTGTGGTGGAAATGCAGAGTGAGGGAGGTGTGGCTGGTGCTGTTCATGGTGCTTTGCAAACTGGTTCACTGACAACTACTTTTACAGCCTCTCAGGGATTATTGTTGATGATCCCAAATATGTACAAAATTGCTGGAGAACTTACACCTACAGTATTTCATATAGCGGCGCGATCGCTTGCGGCTTCTGCTCTGTCTATTTTCGGCGACCACAGTGATGTGATGTCCACCCGTGGGACTGGTTTTGCGATGTTGTGTGCTGCATCGGTGCAGGAAGCACAAGACTTTTCTTTAATCGCAACTAGGGCTACTTTGGCATCACGAGTGCCGTTTTTACACTTTTTTGATGGCTTTCGGACTTCTCACGAAATTAATAAGATAGAAATTTTAACAGCAGATAATTTACAAGAATTTATTCCCGATGAATTAGTATTCGCCCATCGTTCACGCGCCCTTACCCCCGATAAACCAGTTTTGCGCGGTACATCACAAAACCCTGATGTCTATTTCCAAGCTAGAGAAACTGTCAATCCTTACTATTTAGCTTGTCCCGATATCACCCAGACAGTAATGGATGAATTTGCGGCGATGACTGGGCGACAATACCAATTATTTGAATATCACGGTGATGCAACAGCAGAAAGGGTGATTGTGCTGATGGGTTCTGGCTGCGAAACTGTACATGAAACAGTGGATTATCTCAACGCCTGTGGTGAGAAAGTAGGGGTTTTGAAAGTCCGGCTATATCGCCCATTTGATACTAGGCGGTTTGTGGCTACTTTGCCAGAAACTACCCGCAGTATTGCTGTTTTAGACCGCACCAAGGAACCAGGCGCATCTGGTGAACCATTATATTTAGATGTAGTAGCTGCAATTCATGAAGTTAATGCTAAATCCCCAATTTCTAATTTAAAATTAATTGTTGGTGGTCGTTACGGTTTAGCTTCTAAAGAATTCACGCCAGCGATGGTTAAAGCTGTGTTTGATAACCTAGCTGCGGCTGAACCAAAAAATCATTTTACTATCGGTATTAACGATGATGTCACCCACACCAGCTTAAATTATGATCCCGAATTTAGCATTGAAGCAGACAACATAGTGAGAGCAATCTTCTATGGTTTGGGTGCAGATGGGACAGTGGGTGCTAATAAAAATTCTATCAAAATTATTGGCGAGGAAACAAATAATTACGCTCAAGGATATTTTGTCTACGATTCCAAAAAATCAGGTTCTGTTACAGTTTCTCACCTACGCTTTGGTTCACAATTAATTCGCTCAACTTATTTAATCAGTAAAGCGAATTGTGTTGCCTGTCATCAATGGGAATTTTTGCATAAGTTTCCCATTATGAAAGAAATTATAACAGGTGGTAAATTCTTAGTCAATTCATCTTATGAACCAGATCAAGTTTGGCATCATCTACCGTCATCAGTACAAGAGCAAATTATTCACAAGCGGCTGAAATTTTATGTAATTAATGCTGATCAAGTCGCTCGTCAAGCAGGTATGGCTGGCAGAATCAACACGGTGATGCAAGTTTGCTTTTTCGCCTTATCCGGTGTCTTACCACGAGAAGAAGCGATCGCACAAATTAAAAAATCCATCCGCCAGACTTACGGCAAGAAAGGCGATGAAATTGTGCAGATGAACCTGAAAGCTGTCGATACCACATTAGAAAATCTCTACTCAGTTTCCATTCCCCAGTCCCCAACCCCAACCCCTGTACCTTCTCCCATTCCCCAGTCCCCATTCCCCAATCTAGCTAAAATGATCGCCCGTCAAGGTGATGAACTCCCAGTGAGTGCTTTACCTGTAGACGGTACTTATCCCACCGGGACGGCGAAATGGGAAAAGCGCAACATTGCCCAGGAAATACCTGTTTGGGATACAGATGTTTGCATTCAGTGTGGTAAGTGCGTGATGGTATGCCCTCACAGTGTGATTCGTAGTAAAGTTTACGAACCGCAGCAGTTAGAAAATGCCCCGGCTACGTTTAAAAGTGCTAATGCCAAAGACCATGATTGGCAAGGGTTGAGATCCACCATCCAAGTGGCAGCAGAAGATTGTAGTGGTTGTGGTATTTGCGTAGATGTTTGTCCGGCGAAGAATAAATCAGAACCACGGCTGAAAGCCATTAACATGGCACCGCAACGGCCATTGCGTGAACAAGAACGGGAAAATTGGGATTTCTTTTTGAGTCTTCCCAATCCCGATAGACTGGATTTGAAACTGACTCATATTAACCAGCAGCAAATGCAGGAACCATTGTTTGAGTTTTCGGGGGCTTGCGCTGGTTGTGGCGAGACACCTTATATTAAGTTAGCCACGCAGTTATTTGGCGATCGCATGATAGTTGCCAACGCCACTGGTTGTTCTTCTATCTATGGCGGTAATTTACCGACTACACCTTGGACGCATAATAGCACCGGACGCGGACCTGCTTGGTCAAATTCGTTATTTGAAGATAACGCTGAATTTGGTCTGGGTTTTCGGATTTCCATTGATAAACAAGCTGAATTTGCAGCTGAATTACTCCAAAAACTAGCCACAGATGTGGGTGAGGAACTGGTAAATAGTATTCTCAATGCTGAACAAAAATCTGAAGCTGATATTTGGGAACAACGGGAAAGAGTCGCATTGCTGAAAAAACGACTAGATGAAATTTCGACTCCTGAACCTCATCTGAAATCCCAAATCCAAAATTTAATATCGATTGCGGATTACTTGGTGAAAAAGAGTGTCTGGATTATCGGTGGTGATGGCTGGGGTTATGATATCGGCTTTGGGGGACTAGATCATGTCTTAGCCAGTGGACACAATGTTAATGTTCTGATTCTCGATACTGAGGTTTATTCTAATACAGGTGGGCAAATGTCTAAAGCTACACCCAAAGCTGCTGTAGCCAAATTTGCGGCTGGGGGTAAAGCCGCACCTAAAAAGGATTTGGGTTTAATGGCGATGACTTACGGCAATATCTATATTGCTAGTGTCGCAATGGGCGCACGGGATGAACACACTCTGAAGGCATTTTTAGAAGCTGAGGCTTATGAGGGTCCATCGCTAATTATTGCCTACAGTCATTGTATTGCCCACGGGATCAATATGAGTACGGCGATGCAAAATCAAAAAGCTGCGGTGGATTCTGGTCAATGGTTGCTGTATCGGTTCAATCCTGACCGGATTCAGCAAGGGGAAAACCCTCTACAAGTTGATTCGCGCACACCAAAGTTACCGCTAGATGAATATATGTATTTGGAAAACCGTTTCAAAATGTTGACTAAGAGTAATGAGACGGTGGCGCAGGAGTTACTGAAGGAGGCTCAAGTTGATGTGAAAAATCGTTGGCGGTTGTATCAATATTTGGCTGCTGCTAATCTGTCAAAAATTAATTGA
- a CDS encoding DUF2459 domain-containing protein, which produces MRILQRISLFILAIIASISLVLIASPAVIIPPVNPVEPVTVYVVDLGLHSRLVLPDGADGFIQYAYGDWRYFALNQQDLGSGFAALLFPTQGTLGRRKYKNIDQLQQAINGNTNILNFAVARAKAIILQNLLDKRFEQNIETQIFNPVNQMNFVQDDLDYTLYHNSNHELVLWLQGLDCRVEGFVLLADFRVQYLR; this is translated from the coding sequence GTGAGGATTTTACAACGGATATCTCTGTTTATTCTGGCAATAATAGCTTCAATATCACTGGTTTTGATTGCCTCTCCCGCAGTTATCATACCTCCAGTTAACCCGGTGGAGCCAGTGACTGTTTATGTGGTTGATTTAGGTTTACATTCGAGATTGGTTTTGCCTGATGGTGCTGATGGTTTCATTCAGTATGCTTATGGTGATTGGCGTTATTTTGCGTTGAATCAGCAAGATTTGGGTAGTGGCTTTGCAGCGCTGCTGTTTCCGACTCAGGGAACTTTGGGCAGACGAAAATATAAGAATATTGACCAGTTGCAGCAGGCTATAAATGGTAATACTAATATCTTGAATTTTGCGGTGGCCAGGGCTAAGGCTATAATACTACAAAATTTGTTGGATAAACGCTTTGAGCAAAATATTGAAACGCAGATTTTTAATCCAGTTAATCAAATGAATTTTGTTCAAGATGATTTGGATTATACTCTGTATCACAATAGTAATCATGAGTTGGTTCTTTGGTTACAAGGTTTGGATTGTCGGGTTGAGGGTTTTGTTTTGTTGGCTGATTTTCGGGTGCAATATTTGCGTTAA
- a CDS encoding superoxide dismutase — protein sequence MSKFIRKKIAFILTGVLLAIVLISCQTVPVAESQSPQATPIVITFPPVASPDGELSASPAQLPALPYDYAALGKAIDAETMKLHHDGHHASYVNNLNDALKEEPELQKSSVEALLRDLNKVPENIRTKVRNNAGGHLNHTIFWQIMSPDGGGEPTDEIAAEINQTFGSFDQFKEQFNAAGGDRFGSGWVWLVRNPAGELQIITTANQDNPVMDGAYPIMGNDVWEHAYYLRYRNRRGEYLTNWWNVVNWPEINKRSLASLQSGR from the coding sequence ATGTCCAAATTTATCCGAAAAAAAATCGCCTTTATACTCACAGGAGTGCTGCTGGCAATTGTGCTAATTTCCTGTCAAACAGTACCTGTAGCTGAATCACAATCTCCTCAAGCAACTCCCATCGTTATAACATTTCCCCCTGTAGCTTCTCCTGATGGGGAACTTAGTGCTAGTCCCGCACAGCTACCAGCATTGCCTTATGATTATGCGGCGCTAGGAAAAGCTATTGATGCGGAGACGATGAAATTACATCATGATGGACATCATGCTAGTTATGTGAATAACCTAAATGATGCTCTCAAGGAAGAGCCAGAGTTGCAAAAAAGCAGTGTTGAAGCTTTGCTGAGAGACTTAAATAAGGTTCCGGAAAATATTCGGACAAAGGTACGTAATAACGCTGGGGGACACCTAAACCACACTATTTTTTGGCAAATTATGAGTCCTGACGGTGGTGGAGAACCAACAGACGAAATAGCCGCGGAAATTAACCAAACTTTTGGCAGTTTTGATCAGTTTAAAGAACAGTTTAACGCAGCTGGAGGCGATCGCTTCGGTAGTGGTTGGGTATGGCTCGTGCGTAACCCCGCTGGAGAACTGCAAATAATCACTACAGCTAATCAAGATAACCCAGTTATGGATGGTGCATATCCGATTATGGGTAATGATGTCTGGGAACACGCATATTACCTGAGATATCGCAACCGTCGAGGTGAGTATTTAACTAATTGGTGGAACGTGGTGAATTGGCCGGAAATTAACAAGCGATCGCTTGCTTCGTTGCAGTCAGGTAGATAA
- a CDS encoding phage holin family protein, translating into MLNLLLTWLVTTISFLIISRLPIGIEIDSFAKAAISAAVFGVLNAILLPILSLVTLPAIILSFGLFFFILNAIIFALAAAIVPGFSLRWGFWSALIGSIALAIVNSILLALVRT; encoded by the coding sequence ATGTTGAATCTGCTTCTCACTTGGTTAGTTACTACAATCAGTTTTTTAATTATTTCTAGACTACCTATAGGCATTGAAATTGATAGTTTTGCTAAAGCAGCTATTTCTGCGGCTGTTTTTGGAGTGTTGAATGCAATCTTGCTGCCAATTCTGAGTTTAGTGACATTACCCGCGATCATTCTGAGTTTCGGGCTATTTTTCTTTATTTTGAATGCGATTATTTTTGCTCTGGCTGCTGCTATAGTTCCGGGTTTTAGTCTCAGATGGGGTTTTTGGAGTGCATTGATTGGCTCTATTGCTTTAGCGATTGTTAATTCTATTCTGTTGGCTTTGGTCAGAACATGA
- a CDS encoding CBS domain-containing protein, with amino-acid sequence MTSTENGVTARPEEQMSKVLQKMQDSGVRRVLVIQNDLLKGIITAHDLANWLQRQRDFGQVT; translated from the coding sequence ATGACTTCTACAGAAAATGGTGTTACTGCCCGTCCAGAAGAACAGATGTCTAAAGTTTTACAAAAAATGCAAGATTCAGGAGTCCGCCGTGTACTAGTGATTCAAAATGATTTACTCAAGGGTATTATTACTGCCCATGATTTGGCTAACTGGTTGCAGCGACAACGAGATTTTGGTCAGGTAACTTAA
- a CDS encoding HhoA/HhoB/HtrA family serine endopeptidase, with product MKRFFPQSAFCLVLLLSGCGILTRNVRNFQQPQAQNIFTKSTANSDINYVTRVVQQVGPAVVRIDSTRTVAISPDPILERFFPGQLPTREEEQQGLGSGFITTADGLIFTNAHVVADADQVTVLLKDGRSFQGEVVGADTVTDVAVVKIAATELPTVNLGNSDNLMAGEPAIAIGNPLGLDNTVTQGIISATQRSVAGLGVPTERVDFIQTDAAINPGNSGGPLLNTQGEVVGMNTAIIQGAQGLGFAIPINTAQRIAEQLIQKGRVDHPYIGIQMAQLSPELREKINQSDADIKITQNTGVIVLGIARNSPAFRAGMRPGDIIESINNVAIQDVKQVQQQVESTNIGEPMQITINRDGSRQQITVQPAALPTK from the coding sequence ATGAAAAGATTTTTTCCGCAATCGGCTTTTTGCTTAGTTTTACTCTTAAGTGGTTGTGGTATCCTCACCAGAAATGTCAGGAATTTTCAACAACCACAAGCCCAAAATATATTCACGAAATCAACCGCCAATTCTGATATAAATTATGTAACGCGTGTTGTTCAACAGGTAGGCCCCGCAGTGGTGCGAATTGACTCTACACGCACTGTAGCAATATCGCCTGATCCTATACTAGAAAGATTTTTTCCGGGACAGTTGCCCACCAGAGAAGAAGAGCAACAAGGACTTGGCTCAGGGTTTATCACTACAGCCGATGGGTTAATTTTTACTAATGCTCATGTAGTAGCAGATGCGGATCAGGTCACAGTTTTATTAAAAGATGGTCGCAGTTTTCAGGGCGAAGTGGTAGGTGCTGATACTGTTACTGATGTTGCTGTTGTCAAAATTGCAGCGACCGAATTACCAACAGTCAATCTGGGTAACTCAGATAATTTAATGGCGGGAGAACCTGCGATCGCCATCGGCAATCCTTTAGGATTAGATAATACCGTCACCCAAGGAATCATCAGCGCCACACAGCGTTCTGTAGCCGGTCTGGGTGTACCAACCGAGCGAGTAGACTTTATCCAAACCGATGCAGCCATTAATCCCGGTAACTCTGGCGGCCCTTTGCTGAATACTCAAGGCGAAGTGGTTGGGATGAACACCGCCATCATCCAAGGAGCGCAAGGCTTAGGTTTTGCCATTCCCATCAATACTGCTCAACGCATTGCAGAACAACTAATACAAAAAGGACGAGTAGACCACCCCTACATCGGCATCCAAATGGCTCAGTTAAGTCCTGAGTTGCGTGAGAAAATTAATCAAAGCGATGCTGATATTAAAATTACTCAGAATACAGGTGTGATTGTTTTAGGAATCGCCCGCAACTCCCCTGCTTTCCGGGCTGGAATGCGTCCCGGTGATATTATTGAAAGTATTAATAATGTGGCGATTCAAGATGTCAAGCAAGTGCAGCAACAAGTAGAATCTACCAATATTGGTGAACCTATGCAAATTACTATCAATCGTGATGGTAGCAGACAACAAATCACAGTGCAACCAGCAGCTTTACCCACAAAATAG
- a CDS encoding DUF305 domain-containing protein, whose amino-acid sequence MQILSLKNKFLALSFIVFTSLTGGVLTACSTTTSENPNPNTTATETSDHQHMDHAMDLGPADASYDLRFIDGMIVHHQGAVDMAQEAQEKSQRPELKQLADEIITAQNQEIAQMQQWRSTWYPNAGDTPMAYHAEMGHMMEMTPEQKQAMMMSMDLGAADAEFDLRFINGMIPHHEGAVVMAQDALQKSQRPEMKELAQEIIKAQETEINQMKQWRQAWYNQ is encoded by the coding sequence ATGCAAATTTTATCTTTGAAAAATAAATTTCTGGCGTTGAGCTTCATAGTGTTTACATCCTTAACAGGCGGAGTTTTGACGGCTTGTTCCACAACGACCTCCGAAAACCCAAACCCAAATACCACTGCAACCGAGACAAGTGATCATCAGCATATGGATCACGCCATGGATTTAGGTCCAGCCGATGCTAGCTATGATTTAAGGTTCATCGATGGGATGATTGTTCACCATCAAGGGGCGGTGGATATGGCTCAGGAAGCACAGGAAAAATCACAACGTCCTGAACTCAAACAGCTAGCAGATGAAATCATCACCGCCCAAAACCAAGAAATTGCTCAGATGCAGCAGTGGCGGTCAACTTGGTATCCCAACGCCGGGGATACTCCCATGGCTTATCATGCCGAAATGGGTCACATGATGGAGATGACACCTGAGCAAAAGCAAGCCATGATGATGAGTATGGATTTAGGTGCAGCTGATGCTGAGTTTGATTTGCGCTTTATAAATGGGATGATTCCTCACCATGAAGGCGCTGTAGTTATGGCTCAAGATGCTTTGCAGAAGTCCCAGCGGCCAGAAATGAAGGAATTGGCTCAAGAAATTATCAAGGCGCAAGAAACAGAAATTAATCAAATGAAACAGTGGCGACAAGCTTGGTATAACCAGTAA
- a CDS encoding N-acetylmuramoyl-L-alanine amidase has protein sequence MGRIFISAAHGGRETGGIDPGSIAGGTSEAREMILLRDLIVTELRARSFDVLAVPDDLSAAQTIAWINSRGRRVDVALEIHADTASSPSVRGAGVYYIANNQERKTNGELVLMGLLRRITQLPNRGVKPDTDSGLGSLAFCRQVIIPSLLMQVGFLSSPEDRALLQNRRREFALGIADGVASWSRVIDPNSVTSVEPNYPGINININGQKYAEQGILVNGNSYIPIDLVDQLRIDLSKSPNVNRISYRNIVYIKAVDLRDFNVAIGWDAANRTVSLRSNLLVCADQLDRIMSRGNASEIELQLFLRNNNENALVTFPDIPKLYREEGNAEGVNYDIAFCQMCLETGFLRFGSDVRPEQNNFAGLGSIGGGAEVASFSSARIGVRAHIQHLKAYASLEPLVNEIVDPRFRFITRGIAPSIYQLSGRWSVDLDYGTKILAMMKRLYESARLL, from the coding sequence ATGGGACGTATTTTTATTTCAGCAGCTCACGGAGGTAGAGAAACAGGAGGCATTGATCCTGGCTCCATCGCAGGTGGTACAAGCGAAGCCAGAGAAATGATATTGCTGCGGGATTTGATTGTAACAGAATTGCGCGCGAGAAGTTTTGATGTTTTAGCAGTTCCTGATGACCTGAGCGCCGCCCAAACCATCGCCTGGATTAATTCCCGTGGTCGTCGGGTGGATGTCGCCCTAGAAATTCATGCAGATACTGCTAGCAGTCCCTCTGTGCGCGGTGCAGGTGTCTACTACATCGCCAACAACCAGGAGCGTAAGACTAATGGCGAATTGGTCTTAATGGGGCTTTTGCGCCGTATAACTCAGCTACCAAATCGGGGAGTTAAGCCAGATACAGATAGTGGGTTAGGAAGTTTAGCATTTTGCCGCCAAGTTATCATTCCTTCTTTATTAATGCAAGTAGGCTTTCTTAGCAGTCCCGAAGACCGCGCCTTGTTGCAAAATCGTCGCCGTGAATTTGCTTTGGGAATTGCCGATGGTGTCGCATCTTGGAGTCGGGTAATTGACCCTAATTCTGTAACTTCTGTTGAGCCAAATTATCCAGGAATTAATATTAATATTAACGGGCAAAAATACGCTGAACAAGGAATCTTAGTTAATGGTAACTCTTACATTCCTATTGATTTAGTAGATCAGCTACGAATTGATTTATCAAAATCACCTAATGTTAACCGAATTAGTTATCGAAACATAGTTTATATCAAAGCCGTAGATTTGAGAGACTTTAATGTTGCTATCGGTTGGGACGCGGCAAATCGTACAGTTAGTTTACGCTCAAATTTATTAGTTTGTGCTGACCAACTTGATCGCATTATGTCACGGGGCAATGCTTCAGAAATAGAATTACAATTATTTCTCAGGAACAATAATGAAAATGCTTTAGTTACTTTTCCTGACATCCCTAAATTATATCGAGAAGAAGGTAACGCCGAGGGTGTTAACTATGATATTGCTTTTTGCCAAATGTGTTTAGAAACAGGATTTTTACGTTTTGGTAGCGATGTTAGACCAGAGCAAAATAACTTCGCTGGTTTAGGTTCTATTGGTGGTGGTGCAGAAGTAGCATCTTTTTCTAGCGCCAGAATTGGTGTGAGAGCGCATATTCAACACTTAAAAGCTTACGCTAGTTTAGAACCTTTAGTAAACGAAATTGTAGACCCACGATTTCGCTTTATTACCCGTGGGATTGCACCATCAATTTATCAGCTTTCTGGGCGCTGGTCAGTAGATTTAGACTATGGTACAAAAATCCTCGCAATGATGAAACGACTATATGAATCAGCAAGACTTTTGTAA
- the dnaG gene encoding DNA primase: MQIPRLHPDTIEEIKQRADIVDVVSDHVVLRKRGKDFVGLCPFHDEKTPSFTVSQTKQMYHCFGCQAGGNAIKFLMDLGKHSFAEVVLDLARRYQVPVQTLAPEQRQELQRQISLREQLYEVLASTGQFYQHALRQSQGQKAYQYLQSERQLKEETIQQFGLGYAPAGWETLHRYLVEDKRYPVQLVEKAGLIKPRKEGGGYYDVFRDRLMIPIRDIQGRVIAFGGRTLSEEQPKYLNSPETELFSKGKTLFALDHAKEGISKLDQAVVVEGYFDAIALHAAGITHAIASLGTALSIEQVRLILRYTESKQLVLNFDADKAGNIAAERAIGEIAELAYKGEVQLKILNIPDGKDADEYLYTHTREDYEQLLTNAPLWLNWQIQQIIQNRDLKQATDFQQVSQQIVKLLKNIDNSDTRNYYVSHCAEILSLGDTRLIPLRVENLLTQITPTTATRNKFISGRKKSDGGKPPHSPLSSARSLLELAEALLLRIYLHCPEQRQVIFNTLEERDLEFSLSHHRLLWQKILGSTGEQVDFVSSLQDRYLELSEEIESVSHLFHVNEKSKQEMLRTPQVVQAAIACMERVLIEKRYRYFLELWQQIDSEAEPEKWQSSYQSFYNEKMRLQELDRQRQFSITDLM, translated from the coding sequence ATGCAAATTCCCCGCTTGCACCCAGACACAATTGAGGAAATTAAACAACGTGCTGATATTGTTGATGTCGTTTCAGACCACGTAGTTTTACGCAAGCGTGGTAAGGATTTTGTCGGTTTGTGTCCTTTCCATGATGAAAAAACTCCCAGTTTCACAGTTAGTCAGACTAAGCAAATGTACCATTGCTTTGGCTGTCAAGCCGGGGGAAATGCCATTAAGTTTTTAATGGATTTGGGAAAACATTCGTTTGCAGAGGTGGTGTTAGATTTAGCACGACGCTATCAAGTTCCTGTGCAAACTCTCGCACCAGAACAACGTCAAGAATTACAGCGTCAAATTTCTCTGCGGGAACAGTTATATGAGGTTCTGGCTTCTACTGGACAGTTTTATCAACACGCCCTTAGACAAAGCCAAGGACAAAAAGCATATCAGTATTTGCAATCTGAACGCCAACTCAAGGAAGAAACTATTCAGCAGTTTGGTTTAGGTTATGCACCCGCAGGTTGGGAAACTTTGCATCGCTATCTGGTGGAAGATAAACGTTACCCAGTGCAACTGGTGGAAAAAGCCGGATTGATTAAGCCTCGGAAAGAGGGAGGCGGTTATTATGATGTGTTTCGCGATCGCCTGATGATTCCCATCCGCGATATCCAAGGGCGGGTAATTGCTTTTGGTGGGAGAACTTTATCTGAAGAGCAACCAAAGTATTTAAATTCACCAGAAACTGAGCTTTTTAGTAAGGGAAAAACTTTATTCGCCCTAGATCACGCCAAAGAAGGAATTTCAAAACTTGATCAAGCTGTAGTGGTAGAAGGCTATTTTGATGCGATCGCTCTTCATGCGGCGGGTATTACTCATGCGATCGCTTCTCTCGGAACGGCTTTAAGTATTGAACAAGTCAGGCTAATCTTACGCTACACCGAATCGAAACAGTTAGTTCTCAACTTTGATGCTGACAAAGCCGGGAATATCGCCGCCGAACGAGCGATTGGGGAAATTGCCGAACTAGCATACAAAGGTGAAGTGCAACTAAAAATTCTCAATATACCCGATGGTAAAGATGCTGATGAATACTTGTATACTCATACACGAGAAGACTATGAGCAACTGTTAACAAATGCCCCACTGTGGTTGAACTGGCAGATTCAGCAAATTATTCAAAACCGCGACTTAAAACAAGCTACCGATTTTCAGCAAGTTAGTCAACAGATAGTAAAATTGCTGAAAAATATAGATAACAGCGATACAAGAAATTATTACGTTTCTCACTGTGCCGAAATTCTCAGTTTGGGTGATACGAGATTGATACCCCTACGAGTGGAAAATCTGTTAACTCAAATTACACCCACTACGGCGACAAGAAATAAATTTATATCTGGGAGAAAAAAATCGGATGGCGGAAAACCTCCCCACTCCCCACTTTCAAGCGCTCGCAGTCTTTTAGAATTAGCAGAAGCTTTACTACTACGAATTTATTTGCACTGTCCCGAACAGCGTCAAGTTATTTTTAACACCTTAGAAGAACGAGATTTAGAATTTAGCCTTTCCCACCATCGATTATTGTGGCAGAAGATTTTAGGATCAACGGGGGAGCAGGTAGATTTTGTATCAAGTTTGCAAGATAGATATTTAGAATTATCAGAAGAAATAGAATCTGTTTCCCATTTATTTCATGTGAATGAGAAAAGCAAGCAAGAAATGTTACGAACACCCCAAGTAGTTCAAGCCGCGATCGCCTGTATGGAGAGAGTATTAATAGAGAAACGCTATCGTTATTTCTTAGAACTTTGGCAACAAATTGATTCCGAAGCCGAACCAGAAAAATGGCAATCATCTTATCAGTCTTTCTACAACGAAAAAATGCGACTGCAAGAATTAGATCGCCAACGGCAATTTTCCATTACAGATTTAATGTAA